Proteins from a genomic interval of Drosophila melanogaster chromosome 2R:
- the puml gene encoding pummelig, isoform F, with the protein MSEPLALASGGVVDPTAASTSVTISNLPQPTVALGSESKSSMDLEDPRNNRFFLWKWLCNWTSSSPTMLRAVEKKILSYVKLPYRGFFVDIGPAVGEADKIWTISMNTESKEVPLVLLHGLGAGIALWVMNLDAFAKGRPVYAMDILGFGRSSRPLFAKDALVCEKQFVKSVEEWRREMNINDMILLGHSMGGFIASSYALSHPERVKHLILADPWGFPEKPSDSTNGKTIPLWVRAIARVLTPLNPLWALRAAGPFGQWVVQKTRPDIMRKFQSTIEEDINLLPQYIHQCNAQNPSGESAFHTMMQSFGWAKHPMIHRIKDVRSDIPITFIYGSRSWIDSSSGEKIKSQRGSNMVDIKIVTGAGHHVYADKPDVFNRYVNETCDMYKVAGGKLITPLQLIRESTESDEEREPSLSTAKTVEVQPEVQPVPQPVTAADTSTPTADELAANIKPK; encoded by the exons ATGAGCGAACCGCTAGCATTGGCGAGCGGCGGCGTGGTGGATCCAACGGCCGCATCCACCAGCGTCACTATTTCGAACCTGCCACAGCCAACAGTTGCGCTGGGATCGGAATCTAAATCGTCCATGGACCTAGAG GATCCCCGGAACAATAGATTCTTTCTCTGGAAATGGTTGTGTAACTGGACATCCAGCTCACCAACTATGCTGCGTGCCGTGGAGAAGAAGATACTGTCGTACGTGAAGCTGCCCTACCGCGGCTTCTTCGTGGATATCGGGCCGGCGGTGGGCGAAGCGGATAAGATCTGGACCATCAGCATGAATACCGAGTCCAAGGAGGTGCCGCTGGTGCTCCTGCATGGCCTGGGCGCAGGCATTGCCCTGTGGGTGATGAACCTCGATGCCTTTGCCAAGGGCCGACCAGTATACGCCATGGACATCCTCGGATTCGGTCGCAGCTCTCGGCCGCTGTTCGCCAAGGATGCGCTGGTGTGCGAGAAGCAATTTGTGAAATCGGTGGAGGAGTGGCGGCGCGAGATGAACATCAACGACATGATTCTGTTGGGCCACTCGATGGGCGGCTTCATTGCCTCCAGCTACGCCCTCTCACATCCGGAGCGTGTGAAACACCTCATACTAGCCGATCCCTGGGGCTTCCCCGAGAAGCCCTCGGATTCGACCAACGGCAAAACAATACCGCTCTGGGTGCGGGCCATAGCTAGAGTACTGACCCCGCTAAATCCGTTGTGGGCTCTCCGCGCCGCCGGACCCTTTGGCCAGTGGGTGGTGCAAAAGACGCGGCCAGACATTATGCGAAAGTTCCAGAGCACCATCGAGGAGGATATCAACTTGCTGCCGCAGTACATACACCAGTGCAATGCGCAGAATCCCAGCGGTGAGTCCGCCTTCCACACAATGATGCAATCCTTTGGATGGGCCAAGCACCCCATGATTCACCGCATCAAGGACGTGCGCAGCGACATACCAATCACGTTCATCTACGGCTCCCGTTCGTGGATCGACTCGTCGTCGGGGGAGAAGATCAAGTCGCAGCGCGGCAGCAATATGGTGGACATCAAGATCGTGACGGGCGCCGGCCACCACGTATATGCCGACAAGCCGGACGTGTTCAACCGCTACGTGAACGAGACCTGTGATATGTACAAGGTGGCCGGTGGCAAGCTGATAACGCCCCTGCAGCTAATCCGCGAATCCACCGAGTCCGACGAGGAGCGCGAGCCCAGCCTGAGCACAGCGAAGACGGTCGAGGTCCAGCCAGAAGTCCAGCCGGTGCCCCAACCTGTCACCGCAGCCGACACATCCACGCCGACCGCCGACGAACTGGCGGC
- the puml gene encoding pummelig, isoform B, protein MLRAVEKKILSYVKLPYRGFFVDIGPAVGEADKIWTISMNTESKEVPLVLLHGLGAGIALWVMNLDAFAKGRPVYAMDILGFGRSSRPLFAKDALVCEKQFVKSVEEWRREMNINDMILLGHSMGGFIASSYALSHPERVKHLILADPWGFPEKPSDSTNGKTIPLWVRAIARVLTPLNPLWALRAAGPFGQWVVQKTRPDIMRKFQSTIEEDINLLPQYIHQCNAQNPSGESAFHTMMQSFGWAKHPMIHRIKDVRSDIPITFIYGSRSWIDSSSGEKIKSQRGSNMVDIKIVTGAGHHVYADKPDVFNRYVNETCDMYKVAGGKLITPLQLIRESTESDEEREPSLSTAKTVEVQPEVQPVPQPVTAADTSTPTADELAANIKPK, encoded by the coding sequence ATGCTGCGTGCCGTGGAGAAGAAGATACTGTCGTACGTGAAGCTGCCCTACCGCGGCTTCTTCGTGGATATCGGGCCGGCGGTGGGCGAAGCGGATAAGATCTGGACCATCAGCATGAATACCGAGTCCAAGGAGGTGCCGCTGGTGCTCCTGCATGGCCTGGGCGCAGGCATTGCCCTGTGGGTGATGAACCTCGATGCCTTTGCCAAGGGCCGACCAGTATACGCCATGGACATCCTCGGATTCGGTCGCAGCTCTCGGCCGCTGTTCGCCAAGGATGCGCTGGTGTGCGAGAAGCAATTTGTGAAATCGGTGGAGGAGTGGCGGCGCGAGATGAACATCAACGACATGATTCTGTTGGGCCACTCGATGGGCGGCTTCATTGCCTCCAGCTACGCCCTCTCACATCCGGAGCGTGTGAAACACCTCATACTAGCCGATCCCTGGGGCTTCCCCGAGAAGCCCTCGGATTCGACCAACGGCAAAACAATACCGCTCTGGGTGCGGGCCATAGCTAGAGTACTGACCCCGCTAAATCCGTTGTGGGCTCTCCGCGCCGCCGGACCCTTTGGCCAGTGGGTGGTGCAAAAGACGCGGCCAGACATTATGCGAAAGTTCCAGAGCACCATCGAGGAGGATATCAACTTGCTGCCGCAGTACATACACCAGTGCAATGCGCAGAATCCCAGCGGTGAGTCCGCCTTCCACACAATGATGCAATCCTTTGGATGGGCCAAGCACCCCATGATTCACCGCATCAAGGACGTGCGCAGCGACATACCAATCACGTTCATCTACGGCTCCCGTTCGTGGATCGACTCGTCGTCGGGGGAGAAGATCAAGTCGCAGCGCGGCAGCAATATGGTGGACATCAAGATCGTGACGGGCGCCGGCCACCACGTATATGCCGACAAGCCGGACGTGTTCAACCGCTACGTGAACGAGACCTGTGATATGTACAAGGTGGCCGGTGGCAAGCTGATAACGCCCCTGCAGCTAATCCGCGAATCCACCGAGTCCGACGAGGAGCGCGAGCCCAGCCTGAGCACAGCGAAGACGGTCGAGGTCCAGCCAGAAGTCCAGCCGGTGCCCCAACCTGTCACCGCAGCCGACACATCCACGCCGACCGCCGACGAACTGGCGGC